In a single window of the Melissococcus plutonius ATCC 35311 genome:
- a CDS encoding helix-turn-helix domain-containing protein produces MFLYYLKKNNNFFKEEITSNQAKQICTFTEIALRYFIKDRLKDSPTIQRLKQQIANNSDIQKIIFALWHHQGNISSTAKELFMHRNTLHYRLDKFYEQTGLSLKKMDDLVLCYLILEKQ; encoded by the coding sequence ATTTTCCTTTATTATTTAAAGAAGAACAACAATTTTTTCAAAGAAGAAATTACTAGCAATCAAGCAAAACAAATATGTACATTCACGGAAATAGCTTTACGTTATTTTATAAAAGATCGTTTAAAAGACAGTCCAACCATCCAAAGGTTAAAACAACAAATTGCAAATAATTCAGATATTCAAAAAATTATTTTCGCTTTATGGCATCATCAAGGCAATATCAGTTCCACAGCCAAAGAACTTTTTATGCATCGTAATACCCTTCACTATCGTCTTGATAAATTTTATGAACAAACTGGATTATCTCTCAAAAAAATGGATGATCTTGTTTTATGTTATTTAATTCTAGAGAAACAATAA